Proteins from a single region of Candidatus Limnocylindrales bacterium:
- a CDS encoding glycosyltransferase family 87 protein: protein MAAACLLMLASASFVWFFDWSNSRPDVTAYWDAALRLRHGEALYVPPPPGVSPKAYLYPPAFAVLFSPLTLLAPVTGYAVWMALHFVFLAVMVVGCIRLARIRDARSLLVYAGLLVAWLPAPVGGDFQEGQTNLLVACLVVVGLRWIENRRWRAGAGMLAFAVHIKLLPIVLFAALLAQRRYRAVAAGIAATTALILLPAVVTVPREGLTAGVGHAIAMHFDYVRVVLAPAAFDAKVVGAEQFYVLNNSIVAVLHRLFGDGVAFSPFPELGGWHGPLLFALPRGALRLVGGIVGALLVAASLVFARRSADSPTGRVAAYALCLAAIELATLNCWEHHLVFVALMLAPLAAGQHEPQRRLLALSAAVAVLWTGPYLLHPIASAAGIEAFGAVLSTVRTWGVPTLAVLVLATIVSGQSGRALLRR from the coding sequence ATGGCGGCGGCATGTCTGCTGATGCTGGCGAGCGCATCGTTCGTCTGGTTCTTCGACTGGAGCAACTCGAGGCCGGACGTCACGGCGTACTGGGATGCGGCGCTGCGGTTGCGACACGGCGAAGCGCTGTACGTCCCGCCGCCGCCAGGGGTTTCGCCGAAGGCTTACCTGTATCCACCGGCATTTGCCGTGCTGTTCTCGCCGCTGACGCTGCTCGCTCCGGTGACCGGCTATGCGGTCTGGATGGCGCTGCACTTCGTGTTTCTCGCCGTGATGGTTGTTGGATGTATCCGCCTGGCGAGAATCCGCGACGCGCGTTCGCTGCTCGTCTACGCCGGGCTGCTCGTTGCCTGGCTTCCGGCGCCGGTTGGAGGCGACTTCCAGGAAGGGCAGACGAACCTGCTGGTCGCGTGCCTCGTGGTCGTCGGATTGCGATGGATCGAGAACCGGCGATGGCGGGCGGGCGCCGGCATGCTCGCGTTCGCCGTGCACATCAAGCTGCTGCCGATCGTGCTGTTCGCGGCGCTTCTTGCGCAGCGCCGCTATCGCGCGGTCGCAGCCGGCATTGCCGCAACGACTGCGCTCATCCTGCTACCGGCCGTCGTCACCGTTCCGCGCGAAGGGCTGACTGCGGGAGTCGGCCATGCGATCGCGATGCATTTCGATTACGTGCGCGTCGTGCTCGCACCGGCGGCGTTCGACGCGAAAGTTGTCGGGGCGGAGCAGTTCTACGTCCTCAACAACTCGATCGTCGCCGTGCTGCACAGGCTCTTCGGCGATGGCGTGGCGTTTTCGCCGTTTCCGGAGCTGGGCGGATGGCACGGGCCTCTGCTGTTCGCACTGCCGCGAGGCGCGCTGCGACTTGTCGGCGGCATCGTCGGTGCGCTGCTGGTTGCGGCTTCGCTCGTGTTCGCGCGCCGCTCGGCGGATTCGCCGACGGGACGCGTAGCTGCGTATGCACTTTGCCTCGCGGCGATCGAGCTCGCGACACTCAACTGCTGGGAGCATCACCTTGTGTTTGTCGCGCTGATGCTCGCGCCGCTGGCTGCCGGGCAGCACGAACCGCAGCGGCGGCTCCTTGCACTGAGCGCCGCCGTTGCGGTGCTCTGGACCGGGCCATATCTGCTGCATCCGATCGCGAGCGCAGCCGGGATCGAAGCGTTCGGTGCGGTGCTTTCGACGGTTCGGACCTGGGGTGTGCCGACGCTGGCGGTGCTTGTTCTGGCGACTATCGTCAGCGGCCAGAGCGGGCGCGCGCTGCTTCGACGCTAG
- a CDS encoding Uma2 family endonuclease codes for MSVQTAFRSDEKFTQAEFWDWLQELPASDINRYELLGGRIIMTPPARIGHSVVAARIVFALGRYARMTGGLVLESSAGFDLPSGDTLQPDVSFISAARRTNEMMTKPTGFIDVVPDLVIEVLSPSTARRDRIEKKKIYERCGVDEYWLVDPRRCEVTIFARDGEGFGAARVFGAGFLISRVVAGVELSIEELFGDLD; via the coding sequence ATGTCGGTGCAGACCGCGTTCCGATCGGACGAGAAGTTCACGCAGGCCGAGTTCTGGGATTGGCTCCAGGAGCTTCCGGCTTCCGACATCAACCGCTACGAGCTCCTCGGCGGACGGATCATCATGACGCCGCCTGCCCGGATCGGTCACAGCGTGGTCGCGGCCCGAATTGTATTCGCCCTGGGTCGATACGCGAGGATGACCGGCGGCCTGGTCCTCGAGTCGAGCGCCGGCTTCGATCTGCCTTCGGGCGATACGCTCCAACCGGATGTGTCTTTCATTTCGGCCGCGAGGCGCACGAACGAAATGATGACCAAGCCTACGGGGTTCATCGACGTCGTCCCCGACCTCGTCATAGAGGTGCTGTCTCCGTCAACCGCACGGCGCGACCGAATCGAGAAAAAGAAAATCTACGAGCGCTGTGGTGTCGATGAGTACTGGCTTGTCGATCCTCGCCGCTGTGAGGTTACGATTTTCGCGCGTGACGGCGAGGGCTTTGGGGCGGCGCGGGTGTTTGGCGCCGGCTTCCTGATCTCGCGAGTCGTCGCCGGCGTCGAGTTGTCGATCGAGGAACTGTTCGGCGACTTGGACTGA
- a CDS encoding FAD-dependent monooxygenase, with protein sequence MSSSLTTEIDVAIIGAGPVGLTLAALLDRQRVTSRVFERRSALHRDPQAHVINTRTMEILRGLGIEQEVQAEAASPLLLRWVTWCESLAGRELGRISLQGDSPAGLTQRLALSPTSIANLAQNRLEPLLCDLVRRSARSEVRFNCEVVAVEERGDRVMLTVRQPDGSEQCTNAKWAVACDGAGSRTRSRLGIELIGPASLQKFVSIYFEANLDRWIGARTGPLFWIAGAKTRGVIIGFDLARTWALMVPYDEAHSAEDFPMPVAERLVAAAIGDASAEFRVTSIGNWNMSAQIADRYRSGRVFLAGDAAHRFPPSGGLGMNTGIQDAHNLAWKIAAVVRGDAGEGLLDSYEVERRPVAQINCDQSVRNAMRMMEVDMVLGVSTLAPVDPAVVMSDDVAVMDFGIDGDREEAVAKRHALGEVIQSQAEHFDFGGLDLGFRYEAGAIVGDGTIAPPLDVRVYSPSACPGSRLPHAWVEKRGRRVSTLDLAKPGRFTLMTDPDGTAWIDAARELVRRAGIDLGVAVIATSRSGDAGELCDASGAWAEVSGLRTGGALIVRPDGHVGWRMADGAAPHAAFGILAQTFASLLSRPMLAGLEETAA encoded by the coding sequence ATGAGCTCTTCACTCACCACCGAAATCGACGTCGCAATCATTGGCGCCGGCCCGGTCGGGCTTACACTGGCGGCCCTGCTCGATCGGCAGCGCGTCACGAGCCGCGTCTTCGAAAGGCGGTCGGCGCTCCACCGCGATCCCCAGGCCCACGTCATCAATACGAGGACGATGGAGATTCTGCGCGGGCTCGGGATCGAGCAGGAAGTGCAGGCCGAGGCTGCGTCGCCGCTGCTCCTTCGCTGGGTCACGTGGTGCGAGAGCCTTGCCGGGCGCGAGCTCGGCCGCATCTCGCTCCAGGGGGATTCCCCCGCAGGCCTTACGCAGCGGCTCGCGCTCAGCCCGACGTCGATCGCGAATCTCGCGCAGAACCGGCTCGAACCGCTGCTCTGCGACCTGGTGCGCAGAAGCGCTCGCAGCGAGGTCCGTTTCAACTGCGAGGTCGTGGCCGTCGAGGAGCGCGGCGACCGCGTGATGCTCACCGTCCGCCAGCCCGACGGCAGCGAGCAATGCACGAACGCAAAGTGGGCTGTCGCCTGCGACGGCGCCGGCAGCCGCACGCGCTCGCGGCTCGGCATCGAGCTCATCGGGCCCGCGTCGCTTCAGAAGTTCGTGTCGATCTACTTCGAAGCAAACCTCGATCGGTGGATCGGCGCTCGCACCGGCCCGCTGTTCTGGATTGCCGGCGCGAAGACACGCGGCGTGATCATCGGCTTCGATCTCGCGCGGACGTGGGCGCTGATGGTCCCGTACGATGAGGCGCATTCGGCGGAGGACTTCCCGATGCCGGTTGCCGAGCGCCTCGTTGCCGCAGCGATCGGCGACGCTTCGGCCGAGTTTCGAGTCACGTCGATCGGCAACTGGAACATGAGCGCACAGATTGCCGACCGTTATCGCAGCGGGCGCGTGTTCCTCGCCGGCGATGCCGCGCATCGGTTTCCACCGTCGGGCGGTCTCGGCATGAACACCGGCATCCAGGACGCCCACAATCTTGCGTGGAAGATTGCTGCCGTCGTACGCGGCGACGCCGGCGAAGGACTGCTCGACAGCTACGAAGTCGAGCGGCGCCCGGTAGCGCAGATCAACTGCGACCAGAGCGTGCGCAACGCGATGCGCATGATGGAGGTCGACATGGTGCTCGGCGTATCGACGCTGGCGCCCGTCGATCCGGCCGTTGTCATGAGCGACGACGTGGCAGTCATGGATTTCGGAATCGATGGCGACCGCGAAGAGGCCGTCGCAAAACGCCACGCGCTCGGCGAAGTGATCCAGTCGCAGGCCGAGCATTTCGACTTTGGCGGGCTCGATCTCGGATTCCGCTACGAGGCCGGCGCCATCGTTGGCGATGGGACCATCGCGCCGCCGCTCGACGTACGCGTCTATTCGCCGTCGGCGTGCCCGGGCTCGCGGCTTCCGCATGCATGGGTCGAAAAGCGAGGCCGCCGGGTGTCAACGCTCGACCTGGCGAAGCCTGGCCGCTTTACGCTGATGACCGACCCGGACGGTACCGCGTGGATCGATGCGGCGCGTGAGCTCGTGCGGCGCGCCGGCATCGACCTCGGCGTTGCAGTGATTGCGACGTCGCGATCGGGCGATGCCGGCGAGCTCTGCGACGCGTCCGGCGCCTGGGCCGAGGTCAGCGGTCTGCGAACCGGGGGCGCCCTGATCGTGCGTCCGGACGGCCACGTGGGGTGGCGGATGGCCGATGGCGCGGCGCCGCATGCGGCGTTCGGCATTCTTGCGCAGACGTTTGCATCTTTGCTGTCGCGGCCGATGCTTGCCGGGTTAGAAGAAACGGCAGCGTGA
- the glyA gene encoding serine hydroxymethyltransferase codes for MQDFRQLLSKTDPDVYRALVGEEQRQREGVELIPSENYTYPEVLAALGSVFTNKYSEGYPGRRYYGGQTYTDQIEELARSRAKRLFRAEHANVQPLSGSPMNQAIYFAYLKPGDTVLGMDLSHGGHLTHGAPVSHMGKIFNFVRYKTRVDQQGAIDFDELLRVAKETRPKIVLCGYSSYPRDYDYRAFKSVADEVGAMTMADIAHIGGLVAADVMRNPLDAGFDFVTTTTHKSLRGPRGGMILCRKDHAATIDSSVFPGLQGGPHMNNVAAAAITFEKALQPDFKVYTEQILRNAKTLAEVFLHEGVELITGGTDNHLLVIDTIASFNLDGRRAEEVLDRIGITTNKQVIPDDPRPPLRPSGVRLGTPACTTRGMKEPEMEKIAAWMIDALRHADSETHLDRLAGEVKALCSRYPVPGLE; via the coding sequence ATGCAGGATTTCCGTCAGCTGCTTTCGAAGACCGATCCCGATGTTTACCGCGCGCTCGTCGGTGAGGAACAGCGCCAGCGTGAAGGCGTCGAGCTGATCCCGTCGGAGAACTACACGTACCCCGAAGTTCTCGCTGCGCTCGGCTCTGTCTTCACGAACAAGTACTCGGAAGGTTATCCCGGACGCCGCTACTACGGCGGCCAGACCTATACCGACCAGATCGAAGAGCTCGCGCGCAGTCGTGCGAAACGCCTGTTTCGCGCCGAGCACGCGAACGTTCAGCCGCTTTCCGGGTCGCCGATGAACCAGGCGATCTACTTCGCGTACCTGAAGCCGGGCGATACGGTGCTCGGCATGGACCTTTCCCACGGCGGGCATCTGACGCACGGAGCGCCGGTCTCGCACATGGGAAAGATCTTCAACTTCGTGCGCTACAAGACGCGCGTGGACCAGCAGGGCGCGATCGATTTCGACGAGCTGCTGCGTGTCGCGAAAGAAACGCGTCCGAAAATCGTCCTGTGCGGCTACAGCTCGTACCCGCGCGACTACGACTATCGCGCGTTCAAGTCGGTCGCCGACGAGGTCGGTGCGATGACGATGGCCGACATCGCACATATCGGAGGTCTCGTCGCCGCTGACGTCATGCGAAACCCGCTCGATGCGGGCTTCGATTTCGTGACGACGACGACGCACAAATCGCTGCGCGGACCGCGCGGCGGCATGATCCTGTGCCGCAAAGATCATGCGGCCACGATCGATTCGTCGGTATTCCCGGGCCTGCAGGGCGGGCCGCACATGAACAACGTCGCTGCAGCGGCGATCACGTTCGAGAAAGCATTGCAGCCGGATTTCAAAGTCTACACGGAACAGATTCTGAGAAACGCAAAGACGCTGGCGGAAGTCTTTCTGCACGAGGGCGTCGAGCTGATTACCGGCGGCACCGACAACCATCTGCTCGTCATCGACACCATCGCGAGCTTCAACCTCGACGGCAGGCGCGCCGAGGAAGTACTCGACCGCATCGGCATCACGACGAACAAGCAGGTGATTCCCGACGATCCGCGCCCGCCGCTGCGGCCGAGCGGCGTCCGGCTCGGAACTCCTGCGTGCACGACGCGAGGCATGAAAGAGCCAGAGATGGAGAAGATCGCCGCCTGGATGATTGACGCGCTTCGCCACGCCGACTCGGAAACGCATCTCGATCGACTCGCCGGCGAAGTGAAGGCGCTCTGTTCGAGATATCCGGTACCGGGCCTGGAGTAG
- a CDS encoding tetratricopeptide repeat protein, translating into MPRAPAARPGVSFQRVAVVAAIVFAVLALYAPVRNYPFINLDDNEYVTDNPFVRTGLSGENVEWALTAFHSGHWHPLTWLSLMADCQWSGTAPGALHLVNALLGAAAAALLFLWVESATGCFWRSAFVAALFALHPLRVESIAWVAARKDVLSGLFLMLAVWAWVAYAKNPSLRRYLLTMLAFALALLAKPTVAILPCGLLLLDFWPLRRRSFPGLRGAASIAVNPREVPVGWLIAEKLPLVALAALTLRQTWAAQHAAGAVMQGYLPFPTRVANTFWHYALYLDRTFRPLDLAVFYPLQKVPSANAVASALGLVLVTILAWRVRGKLPYVLVGWLWFVGTLLPESGIIQFGGQAIADRYSYIPHIGLFLMLTWGAADLFERWQVPRAAIAGVAVLLLGGLAARTSDQLGYWSSSVALFERAIAVTDGNYMAHNNLGVALDDLGREEDAAKHYAEAVRINPTWPEALNNYGIALARRGQFGEARSRFEEALRIRPAFAKAENNLGTTYGREQNFDEAIVHYTRALDLDGSYFDARYALGDALERRGRFRAAEVQYREALALRPGFAPAAAALARVQAGIAAATGQPPQLGIGSAR; encoded by the coding sequence ATGCCCCGCGCGCCTGCCGCTCGACCCGGCGTGTCGTTCCAGCGCGTCGCTGTCGTTGCCGCCATCGTTTTCGCAGTGCTCGCGCTCTACGCGCCGGTGCGCAACTACCCCTTCATCAACCTCGACGACAACGAGTACGTCACCGACAACCCGTTCGTGCGCACTGGGCTCAGCGGCGAGAACGTCGAGTGGGCGCTGACGGCGTTTCATTCGGGACACTGGCATCCGTTGACCTGGCTTTCGCTGATGGCCGACTGCCAGTGGTCGGGTACAGCTCCGGGCGCGCTGCATCTGGTGAACGCGCTGCTTGGTGCGGCGGCCGCAGCGCTGCTCTTTCTCTGGGTCGAATCGGCGACGGGCTGTTTCTGGCGGAGTGCATTCGTTGCGGCGCTGTTTGCGTTGCATCCGTTGCGTGTCGAATCGATCGCGTGGGTCGCCGCGCGCAAGGACGTGCTGAGCGGCCTCTTCCTGATGCTGGCCGTCTGGGCGTGGGTTGCGTACGCGAAGAACCCATCCTTGCGGCGCTATCTGCTCACCATGCTGGCGTTCGCGCTCGCTCTTCTCGCCAAGCCGACGGTGGCCATACTTCCGTGCGGCCTGCTGCTGCTCGACTTCTGGCCGCTCCGGCGCCGGAGCTTTCCCGGCTTGCGCGGTGCAGCTTCGATCGCCGTGAATCCACGAGAGGTCCCGGTGGGATGGCTCATTGCAGAAAAGCTTCCGCTGGTGGCGCTGGCGGCGCTGACTCTGCGCCAGACGTGGGCTGCGCAGCATGCCGCAGGCGCGGTCATGCAGGGCTATCTGCCGTTCCCGACGCGCGTCGCAAACACTTTCTGGCACTACGCTCTCTATCTCGACCGCACGTTCCGGCCGCTGGATCTCGCCGTGTTCTACCCGCTGCAGAAGGTGCCGTCGGCGAACGCGGTCGCATCGGCGCTTGGTCTCGTGCTGGTCACGATCCTTGCATGGCGCGTGCGCGGGAAGCTCCCGTATGTCCTCGTCGGGTGGCTGTGGTTCGTCGGCACGCTGCTTCCGGAAAGCGGAATCATCCAGTTCGGCGGCCAGGCAATCGCCGACCGCTATTCGTACATTCCGCACATCGGCCTGTTCCTGATGTTGACCTGGGGTGCGGCGGATCTGTTCGAGCGCTGGCAGGTACCGCGCGCCGCGATCGCCGGCGTTGCGGTGCTTCTGCTCGGCGGCCTGGCCGCGCGCACGAGCGACCAGCTTGGCTACTGGTCGAGCAGCGTCGCGCTGTTCGAGCGGGCCATCGCCGTCACCGATGGCAACTACATGGCGCACAACAACCTCGGCGTCGCGCTCGACGATCTCGGTCGCGAAGAGGACGCCGCAAAGCACTACGCCGAAGCCGTACGCATCAATCCCACGTGGCCCGAAGCGCTCAACAACTACGGCATTGCGCTCGCGCGCCGCGGTCAGTTCGGCGAAGCGCGCAGCCGTTTCGAGGAAGCGCTCCGCATCCGTCCGGCTTTCGCGAAGGCCGAGAACAACCTCGGTACCACGTACGGACGCGAACAGAATTTCGACGAAGCCATCGTGCACTACACGCGCGCGCTGGACCTTGACGGATCGTATTTCGATGCGCGCTACGCGCTCGGCGATGCGCTCGAACGGCGCGGACGCTTTCGGGCTGCCGAGGTGCAGTACCGGGAGGCGCTCGCGCTTCGCCCCGGCTTCGCTCCGGCCGCCGCAGCGCTCGCACGGGTTCAGGCAGGAATTGCGGCGGCGACCGGTCAACCACCGCAGTTGGGAATCGGTTCAGCGCGTTGA
- a CDS encoding DUF1328 domain-containing protein, producing MLHYAVTFFVIALIAAVLGFNGVAGMSANIGWLFAVLAVVVLAVALVSGRRGILPPP from the coding sequence ATGCTGCACTACGCTGTAACGTTCTTCGTGATTGCACTGATCGCGGCAGTGCTCGGATTCAATGGAGTGGCCGGAATGTCGGCCAATATCGGCTGGCTGTTCGCCGTCCTGGCGGTGGTGGTGCTCGCAGTGGCGCTGGTGTCGGGACGACGCGGCATACTTCCGCCGCCGTAA
- a CDS encoding DMT family protein — translation MSIPVIVQTAILLTISNVFMTFAWYAHLRELGSKPWIVAALVSWAIALLEYLFQVPANRIGFTQYNIGQLKILQEAVTLSVFVPFAVFYMRQPPKLDYLWAALCICGAVYFVFRGAPVVGS, via the coding sequence ATGAGCATTCCCGTCATCGTTCAGACAGCCATCCTGCTTACGATTTCGAACGTCTTCATGACGTTTGCCTGGTACGCGCATCTTCGCGAACTCGGCAGCAAGCCGTGGATCGTTGCGGCGCTCGTCAGCTGGGCCATCGCGCTGCTCGAGTATCTGTTCCAGGTGCCCGCCAATCGGATCGGCTTCACGCAGTACAACATCGGGCAGCTCAAGATCCTGCAGGAGGCCGTCACACTGTCGGTGTTCGTGCCGTTCGCGGTTTTCTACATGCGGCAGCCGCCGAAGCTGGACTACTTGTGGGCGGCGCTGTGTATCTGCGGGGCGGTGTACTTTGTGTTTCGGGGCGCGCCGGTCGTCGGTTCCTGA
- a CDS encoding VOC family protein, whose product MKTTNRSNDSARAIAPAKLAHLVFRTPRYDAMVKWYSTVLNTRTMFSDAMLTFLTYDEEHHRVAFINLPQLADLNPLSAGLDHVAFTYASLAELLQTYERLKGEGIEPAWCVNHGPTTSMYYSDPDGNRVELQIDNFATNEELDAWFHSGAFEENPIGVGYDPDVLMRMWKEGVPVETLVQQGATAAQ is encoded by the coding sequence ATGAAAACGACGAACCGCTCCAACGATTCGGCGCGAGCGATCGCACCCGCCAAGCTCGCCCACCTCGTCTTCCGCACCCCGCGCTACGACGCGATGGTGAAATGGTATTCGACGGTTCTGAACACGCGGACCATGTTCTCGGACGCCATGCTGACGTTCCTTACCTACGACGAGGAGCATCACCGCGTTGCGTTCATCAATCTTCCCCAGCTTGCCGACCTGAACCCGCTCTCGGCCGGGCTGGACCACGTCGCGTTCACCTATGCATCGCTCGCCGAGCTCCTCCAGACTTACGAACGACTGAAGGGCGAAGGCATCGAGCCGGCCTGGTGCGTCAACCACGGACCGACGACGTCAATGTACTACAGCGACCCCGACGGAAATCGTGTCGAGCTTCAGATCGACAACTTCGCGACCAACGAGGAGCTCGACGCTTGGTTTCACAGCGGCGCGTTCGAAGAGAATCCGATCGGCGTGGGGTATGATCCCGATGTGCTCATGCGCATGTGGAAGGAAGGGGTTCCGGTCGAAACGCTCGTGCAGCAGGGAGCGACCGCGGCACAGTAA
- a CDS encoding radical SAM protein has translation MPFGDDSASDGGMRAQPLFYHRVLFLICPTGAFCREDRCQSYFSPELIPSMRPPMEECEAAGAIRHAGAEPFVVDAPALGLSAAQTFESIERIGPDLVVLVATFGTLDDDLAWAARIRERHPDLSIGLRGAPCYVLAEEILTRQPAVDFCVRGEYELVFESIVRCGFRDACGTVYRDGDRIVSPHPSAVAEDLDALPWPDRTVIDSSIYQVRGLGAPQATVRVQRGCPFPCTYCLVHSVSGDRARHRSPASVAAEMAAVQRTGIDYFYLRADTFSLDRAWAIATSEAIAEQCPGARWVTTTRVECVDDAVLAAMRRGGCYGVSFGIDVGSRAIGQKVRKMPDAKRATAAMRGCDAHGIVSLGYVMIGFLWDTPETLDETERFLRVVRPDLLTIHHAHPYPGTRYYDDVMAEKVSIASPRAQAEPALASHTLAPGELSRRARAMMLRHFARPAVIASLARKSVGLASDRWLRRWPRGSEKRARRPWRAASATDSTR, from the coding sequence TTGCCGTTCGGAGACGACTCCGCTAGTGACGGCGGCATGCGCGCGCAGCCGCTCTTCTACCATCGCGTGCTGTTCCTCATCTGTCCGACCGGCGCGTTCTGCCGAGAGGATCGCTGCCAGTCGTATTTCAGCCCCGAGCTGATCCCGTCGATGCGGCCTCCTATGGAGGAATGCGAAGCGGCCGGCGCGATCCGCCATGCCGGCGCCGAGCCGTTCGTGGTCGATGCGCCGGCGCTCGGGCTTTCGGCCGCGCAGACGTTCGAGTCGATCGAGCGCATCGGTCCGGATCTGGTCGTGCTCGTCGCAACCTTCGGTACGCTCGACGACGACCTCGCGTGGGCCGCGCGCATCCGCGAGCGGCATCCCGATCTTTCGATCGGGCTTCGTGGTGCGCCTTGCTACGTGCTCGCCGAAGAGATTCTCACCCGCCAGCCGGCCGTCGATTTCTGCGTGCGAGGTGAATACGAGCTCGTGTTCGAGTCGATCGTGCGCTGCGGGTTCCGCGATGCGTGCGGAACCGTTTACCGCGACGGTGACCGCATCGTTTCGCCTCATCCGTCGGCCGTTGCCGAGGATCTCGATGCGCTTCCATGGCCGGATCGCACCGTCATCGACTCGTCGATCTACCAGGTCCGCGGCCTCGGGGCTCCGCAAGCGACCGTGCGCGTTCAGCGCGGCTGTCCGTTTCCGTGCACGTACTGCCTCGTCCATAGCGTAAGCGGCGACCGTGCGCGCCACCGCTCGCCTGCAAGCGTGGCAGCCGAAATGGCGGCCGTGCAGAGGACGGGCATCGACTATTTCTATCTTCGCGCCGACACGTTCTCGCTCGACCGTGCCTGGGCCATCGCCACGAGCGAGGCGATTGCCGAGCAGTGTCCCGGCGCGCGCTGGGTTACGACGACGCGAGTCGAATGCGTGGACGATGCCGTGCTGGCTGCGATGCGGCGGGGCGGCTGCTACGGCGTCAGCTTCGGCATCGACGTCGGAAGCCGCGCGATCGGTCAGAAAGTGCGGAAGATGCCCGACGCGAAGCGCGCGACAGCGGCGATGCGAGGCTGCGACGCGCACGGCATCGTCTCGCTCGGCTACGTGATGATCGGATTTCTGTGGGACACGCCCGAAACGCTCGATGAAACCGAGCGGTTCCTGCGCGTCGTGCGGCCCGATCTCCTGACGATCCATCATGCGCATCCGTATCCCGGCACGCGTTACTACGACGACGTGATGGCCGAAAAGGTGTCAATCGCGTCGCCCCGGGCGCAGGCCGAGCCCGCGCTTGCATCCCACACGCTCGCTCCGGGCGAACTGTCCCGTCGCGCGCGCGCGATGATGCTGCGGCACTTTGCGCGGCCGGCCGTCATCGCGTCGCTCGCGCGAAAGTCGGTCGGGCTCGCGTCGGATCGCTGGCTGCGGCGATGGCCGCGCGGATCGGAGAAGCGCGCGAGACGCCCGTGGAGAGCCGCCAGCGCTACGGATTCAACGCGCTGA
- a CDS encoding 2Fe-2S iron-sulfur cluster-binding protein → MPRIIFTDHVGNQQTVEADCGESVMQAARRNNVAGIDADCGGKCACATCHVFVDELWLAKVGTRGETEDSMLAFAPNVADNSRLSCQIKVSDDLDGLKVTTPESQS, encoded by the coding sequence ATGCCCAGGATCATTTTCACCGACCACGTCGGCAACCAGCAGACCGTCGAGGCCGACTGCGGCGAATCGGTGATGCAGGCGGCCAGGCGCAACAACGTGGCCGGTATCGACGCCGATTGCGGCGGCAAGTGCGCCTGCGCGACCTGCCACGTGTTCGTCGACGAGCTGTGGCTGGCGAAAGTCGGCACGCGCGGCGAGACCGAGGATTCGATGCTGGCGTTCGCGCCGAACGTTGCCGACAACTCGCGGCTGAGCTGTCAGATCAAAGTCAGTGACGACCTCGACGGGCTGAAAGTCACAACCCCGGAGAGCCAGTCTTAG